The Solanum lycopersicum chromosome 9, SLM_r2.1 genome window below encodes:
- the LOC101250147 gene encoding L-type lectin-domain containing receptor kinase IV.1 isoform X2: MFFNLFILVALFLLDFSPASCEVDAFIFNGFQSANLSLDGIAQFKSNDLLLLTNSGTQNQGHAFYPNPIHFKNSSNGTVFSFSTTFVFAIRSDYGNLSGHGLAFVIAPHKGLQGSLANHYLGLFNSSNNGNTSNHVVGVELDTIYSEDFGDINDNHVGIDINGLSGQEMQVWIDYDGRTKQMDVTVAQSHMEKPVRPLLALKYDLSSILDQTMYVGFSSSTGSVPTHHYILGWSFKTNGKAQELSQLPKLPRLGTKGTSRFVTIGLPIISLVSLVAAVLAVVYYVRKKKYEEIHEDWEREYRLQRFKYKELYIATKGFREKELLGAGGFGKVYKGVMPTTKLEIAVKKISHESRQGMKEFVSEIVSIGRMQHRNVVPLLGYCRRKGELILIYEYMSNGSLDKYLYDQPRYTLDWNQRFRVIRGVASGLFFLHEECDHVVVHRDVKASNVLLDGELNGRLGDFGLARLYGHGTDPQSTRVVGTLGYLAPEHTRTGRATPSSDVFSFGAFLLEVVCGRRPIQPRQDGDDLILVDWVFSCWNRGNILDAADPNIGIDFVPGQVELVLKLGLFCSHSEPSCRPTMRQILLFLDGVVALPELSELGVSSANLTFEHRGGFDDFVKSYPSSLGYAYSGSPSVTDSFLSGGR, from the exons ATGTTCTTCAATCTTTTCATACTAGTAGCTCTCTTCTTACTTGATTTTTCACCTGCTTCTTGTGAAGTTGATGCATTCATTTTCAATGGATTTCAATCAGCTAATCTTAGCTTGGATGGCATAGCACAGTTCAAATCTAATGATCTTTTGTTGTTAACAAATTCTGGAACACAAAATCAGGGCCATGCTTTTTATCCAAATCCAATTCatttcaagaattcatcaaatggTACTGTATTTTCTTTCTCCACAACTTTTGTGTTCGCGATAAGGTCTGATTATGGAAATTTGAGTGGTCATGGACTAGCTTTCGTCATCGCGCCACACAAAGGACTTCAGGGGTCTTTGGCAAATCACTATCTTGGTCTTTTTAACTCTAGTAATAATGGGAATACATCAAACCATGTCGTTGGAGTTGAGCTCGATACAATCTATAGCGAGGATTTTGGTGATATCAATGACAATCATGTTGGAATTGATATAAATGGATTGAG TGGCCAGGAAATGCAAGTTTGGATCGATTACGATGGGAGGACTAAGCAAATGGATGTAACAGTAGCTCAATCACATATGGAAAAACCAGTTAGACCACTCTTGGCTTTGAAATATGATCTTTCGTCGATTCTTGATCAGACTATGTATGTTGGTTTTTCATCGTCAACAGGTTCAGTCCCAACGCATCATTATATCTTGGGATGGAGCTTCAAGACAAATGGGAAAGCGCAAGAACTCTCGCAACTTCCTAAGCTTCCTCGTCTTGGGACTAAAGGGACATCAAGATTTGTAACGATTGGTTTGCCTATAATCTCATTGGTTTCACTTGTTGCAGCTGTCTTAGCGGTGGTTTATTATGTAAGAAAGAAGAAGTATGAAGAAATTCATGAAGATTGGGAACGCGAGTATAGACTACAAAGGTTTAAGTATAAAGAATTGTACATTGCTACTAAGGGATTCAGAGAAAAAGAGCTATTGGGAGCTGGAGGATTTGGTAAAGTTTATAAAGGAGTGATGCCTACCACCAAACTTGAGATAGCTGTAAAGAAGATATCTCATGAATCGAGACAAGGGATGAAGGAATTTGTTTCGGAGATTGTAAGCATTGGTCGTATGCAACACAGGAATGTAGTACCACTTTTGGGTTATTGCAGGCGAAAaggggagttgattttgatttacGAATACATGTCAAATGGAAGTCTAGACAAGTATTTATACGATCAGCCAAGATACACCCTCGATTGGAACCAAAGATTCAGAGTCATTAGAGGTGTAGCTTCGGGACTATTTTTCCTACACGAAGAATGTGATCACGTAGTGGTTCATAGAGATGTTAAGGCCAGTAATGTCTTGTTAGATGGTGAACTAAATGGCAGGTTAGGAGATTTTGGACTCGCTAGGCTGTATGGTCATGGGACCGATCCTCAGTCCACACGGGTTGTTGGTACTCTTGGTTACCTTGCACCAGAGCATACTAGAACTGGCAGGGCAACACCTAGTAGTGATGTTTTTTCATTTGGGGCATTTCTGCTTGAAGTTGTCTGTGGTAGGAGGCCGATACAGCCAAGACAAGACGGTGATGATCTGATTTTGGTCGATTGGGTGTTCTCGTGTTGGAATAGGGGTAATATTCTTGATGCTGCTGATCCGAACATAGGCATTGATTTTGTTCCAGGGCAAGTGGAGTTGGTCTTAAAGTTAGGCTTGTTCTGTTCTCATTCAGAGCCCTCGTGTAGGCCAACCATGCGACAAATCTTGTTGTTTTTGGATGGTGTTGTGGCCTTACCAGAGTTATCAGAACTCGGTGTTTCATCAGCTAACCTAACATTTGAACATCGCGGAGGTTTTGATGATTTTGTCAAGTCGTATCCATCTTCTTTGGGCTATGCATATTCCGGTTCTCCATCTGTAACAGACTCCTTTCTCTCTGGTGGCCGGTGA
- the LOC138338263 gene encoding pre-mRNA-splicing factor ATP-dependent RNA helicase DEAH1-like: MDPPPSEALLKALELLFALGALNKLGELTTIGRRMAEFPLDPMLSKTIVASDKYKCSDEIISIAAMLSVGNSIFYRPKDKQVHADNARLNFHTGNVGDHIALLKVYNSWKETNFSTQWCYDNYIQVRSMKRARDIRDQLEGLLERVEIKLTSNVNDLEAIKKCITSGFFPHTARLQKAGSYRTVKHPQTVNIHPSSGLSQELPRWVVYHEQVLTSKEYMQQVTELKPEWLVEIAPHYYQLKDVEDSSSKKMPRGIGHAP; the protein is encoded by the coding sequence ATGGACCCTCCACCATCAGAAGCTTTACTTAAAGCACTCGAACTTCTCTTTGCCCTCGGTGCCCTTAATAAGCTTGGAGAGTTAACAACAATAGGTAGAAGAATGGCAGAGTTTCCTCTAGATCCCATGCTGTCCAAGACGATCGTTGCCTCTGACAAATACAAGTGTTCTGATGAAATTATAAGTATTGCTGCAATGCTTTCTGTGGGGAATTCAATCTTTTATCGTCCAAAGGACAAACAAGTCCACGCTGACAATGCACGTTTGAATTTTCATACAGGCAACGTTGGAGATCATATCGCACTGTTAAAGGTTTATAATTCCTGGAAGGAGACAAACTTCTCAACACAGTGGTGCTACGACAATTACATCCAGGTCCGAAGCATGAAGAGAGCTAGGGATATCCGAGATCAATTGGAAGGCCTGCTGGAGAGAGTAGAAATTAAGTTAACTTCAAATGTTAATGACTTAGAAGCTATAAAGAAGTGTATAACATCAGGATTTTTCCCACACACGGCGAGACTACAAAAGGCTGGATCTTATCGAACTGTTAAACATCCTCAAACAGTTAACATTCACCCCAGCTCAGGTTTATCTCAGGAGCTTCCTAGATGGGTTGTGTACCATGAGCAGGTCTTGACGAGTAAGGAGTATATGCAACAGGTTACTGAACTGAAACCAGAATGGCTTGTAGAAATAGCTCCTCACTACTATCAGTTGAAAGATGTTGAAGACTCTAGCTCAAAGAAAATGCCTCGCGGAATTGGACATGCACCTTAG
- the LecRK-XI gene encoding clade XI lectin receptor kinase precursor — MVYSCLVLLCSFISFSILASSQQLDGFIYTRFNEPNNNITLSGAAEISQNGFIQLTNETSRLMGHAFYSSPFQFKNSTNGSAFSFSTCFALAIVPEYPKLGGHGLAFTISQSNDFSTALPSQYLGLLNATDVGNFSNYILAVEFDTVQDFEFGDINDNHVGININSLRSNMSAKASYFDDDLVKQDLNLKCGKVILAWVDYDSVTNLVNVTLSRFAKKPKLPLFSYHIDLSPFLKENMYVGFSASTGLLASSHYVFGWSFKLNGEAKFLDLDLLPSLPGLKKKHSGVIVAISVIVVVLVLIGILVAIYLVRRFKNADVIESWELEVGPHRYSYEELKQATRSFKDSELLGFGGFGKVYKGVLQSSNMEIAVKRISHESKQGLREFVSEISSIGRLRHRNLVQLVGWCRRRGDLLLVYDFMPNGSLDNFLFEKPRMLLTWEQRFKIIKGVASGLLYLHEGYEQVVVHRDVKASNVLLDGELNGRLGDFGLARLYEHGSNPGTTRVVGTLGYLAPELPRTGRATEKSDVFAFGALLLEVVCGRRPIDSKVGPEELVLVDMVWNKWREGKILDVIDKRLKGEFNESEVVMVLKLGLMCSNNEASSRPSMRQVMSYLEGEADIPDAPMAPGDYNGGFGFEENECMHSLASSRGHTSCLANGNVDGTFVSVSTAPLSCLFTDELPR; from the coding sequence ATGGTTTATAGTTGTCTTGTACTACTCTGTTCATTCATTTCCTTTTCAATCCTAGCTTCATCTCAGCAACTTGATGGCTTCATTTATACAAGATTCAATGAACCAAACAATAACATTACCTTAAGTGGAGCTGCTGAGATTAGCCAAAATGGATTCATTCAACTAACCAATGAAACAAGTAGATTAATGGGGCATGCTTTCTATTCTTCACCTTTTCAGTTCAAGAACTCAACTAATGGCAGTGctttttcattttcaacatGTTTTGCTCTTGCTATAGTCCCTGAATATCCAAAACTTGGTGGTCATGGACTTGCTTTTACTATTTCTCAGTCTAATGATTTCAGCACAGCTCTTCCAAGTCAGTATCTTGGCTTACTAAATGCTACTGATGTTGGTAACTTCTCAAATTACATACTTGCTGTTGAATTTGATACAGTACAAGATTTTGAGTTTGGGGATATTAATGATAATCATGTTGGTATAAACATTAATAGTTTAAGGTCTAATATGTCTGCTAAAGCATCTTACTTTGATGATGATTTGGTAAAACAAGATCTGAATCTCAAATGTGGTAAAGTTATATTGGCATGGGTTGATTATGATTCTGTTACAAACTTGGTTAATGTTACACTTTCAAGATTTGCTAAAAAACCAAAGTTGCCACTTTTCTCTTATCATATAGATCTCTCTCCATTTCTCAAAGAAAATATGTATGTTGGTTTTTCTGCTTCAACTGGTTTGCTTGCAAGTTCACATTATGTTTTTGGTTGGAGCTTTAAGTTGAATGGCGAAGCGAAATTTCTAGACTTGGATTTACTTCCATCATTGCCTGGTCTCAAGAAGAAGCACAGTGGCGTAATTGTAGCTATCTCGGTTATAGTTGTTGTTTTGGTTTTGATTGGTATATTAGTTGCTATTTATTTAGTTAGGAGATTCAAGAATGCTGATGTTATAGAGTCTTGGGAGCTTGAGGTTGGTCCTCATAGATACTCTTATGAAGAACTTAAGCAAGCTACTAGAAGTTTTAAGGATAGTGAGCTTCTTGGGTTTGGGGGATTTGGTAAAGTTTACAAGGGTGTTTTACAAAGTTCGAATATGGAAATAGCTGTGAAGCGTATTTCACATGAATCTAAACAAGGCTTACGCGAATTTGTGTCTGAAATATCTAGCATTGGAAGACTCCGCCATAGGAATTTGGTTCAATTAGTAGGTTGGTGTAGACGTCGTGGTGACCTTTTACTTGTGTATGATTTTATGCCAAATGGAAGTTTGGACAATTTCTTGTTCGAAAAACCTAGAATGTTGTTGACATGGGAGCAAAGGTTCAAAATCATCAAAGGGGTTGCTTCTGGTTTACTATACTTACATGAAGGTTATGAACAAGTTGTGGTGCATCGAGACGTTAAGGCTAGTAATGTGCTACTAGATGGAGAGTTAAATGGCAGGCTTGGAGATTTTGGACTAGCAAGATTATATGAGCACGGATCAAACCCGGGCACGACTAGGGTGGTAGGCACATTGGGGTACCTTGCACCGGAATTACCAAGAACAGGACGAGCTACTGAAAAATCCGATGTTTTTGCCTTTGGTGCGTTGTTGCTTGAAGTGGTATGTGGACGTAGACCGATTGATTCAAAGGTGGGGCCAGAGGAATTAGTTCTAGTAGACATGGTGTGGAACAAATGGAGAGAGGGGAAAATTCTTGATGTTATAGACAAGAGATTGAAAGGTGAGTTCAATGAAAGTGAAGTTGTGATGGTGTTGAAATTAGGACTAATGTGTTCAAACAATGAGGCGTCGTCTCGACCTAGCATGAGACAAGTGATGAGTTACTTGGAAGGTGAAGCTGATATACCTGATGCTCCAATGGCTCCTGGTGATTATAATGGAGGATTTGGATTCGAAGAAAACGAATGTATGCATTCTTTAGCATCTTCAAGAGGACATACATCATGTTTGGCTAATGGAAATGTTGATGGTACATTTGTTTCTGTTTCTACTGCACCACTTTCATGTTTATTTACTGATGAGTTGCCTAGGTAG
- the LOC101250147 gene encoding L-type lectin-domain containing receptor kinase IV.1 isoform X1: protein MFFNLFILVALFLLDFSPASCEVDAFIFNGFQSANLSLDGIAQFKSNDLLLLTNSGTQNQGHAFYPNPIHFKNSSNGTVFSFSTTFVFAIRSDYGNLSGHGLAFVIAPHKGLQGSLANHYLGLFNSSNNGNTSNHVVGVELDTIYSEDFGDINDNHVGIDINGLRSVAIHTAGYFDDTDLFHNLTLISGQEMQVWIDYDGRTKQMDVTVAQSHMEKPVRPLLALKYDLSSILDQTMYVGFSSSTGSVPTHHYILGWSFKTNGKAQELSQLPKLPRLGTKGTSRFVTIGLPIISLVSLVAAVLAVVYYVRKKKYEEIHEDWEREYRLQRFKYKELYIATKGFREKELLGAGGFGKVYKGVMPTTKLEIAVKKISHESRQGMKEFVSEIVSIGRMQHRNVVPLLGYCRRKGELILIYEYMSNGSLDKYLYDQPRYTLDWNQRFRVIRGVASGLFFLHEECDHVVVHRDVKASNVLLDGELNGRLGDFGLARLYGHGTDPQSTRVVGTLGYLAPEHTRTGRATPSSDVFSFGAFLLEVVCGRRPIQPRQDGDDLILVDWVFSCWNRGNILDAADPNIGIDFVPGQVELVLKLGLFCSHSEPSCRPTMRQILLFLDGVVALPELSELGVSSANLTFEHRGGFDDFVKSYPSSLGYAYSGSPSVTDSFLSGGR, encoded by the coding sequence ATGTTCTTCAATCTTTTCATACTAGTAGCTCTCTTCTTACTTGATTTTTCACCTGCTTCTTGTGAAGTTGATGCATTCATTTTCAATGGATTTCAATCAGCTAATCTTAGCTTGGATGGCATAGCACAGTTCAAATCTAATGATCTTTTGTTGTTAACAAATTCTGGAACACAAAATCAGGGCCATGCTTTTTATCCAAATCCAATTCatttcaagaattcatcaaatggTACTGTATTTTCTTTCTCCACAACTTTTGTGTTCGCGATAAGGTCTGATTATGGAAATTTGAGTGGTCATGGACTAGCTTTCGTCATCGCGCCACACAAAGGACTTCAGGGGTCTTTGGCAAATCACTATCTTGGTCTTTTTAACTCTAGTAATAATGGGAATACATCAAACCATGTCGTTGGAGTTGAGCTCGATACAATCTATAGCGAGGATTTTGGTGATATCAATGACAATCATGTTGGAATTGATATAAATGGATTGAGGTCTGTAGCAATTCACACAGCAGGTTATTTTGATGATACTGATTTGTTTCATAACTTGACTTTAATTAGTGGCCAGGAAATGCAAGTTTGGATCGATTACGATGGGAGGACTAAGCAAATGGATGTAACAGTAGCTCAATCACATATGGAAAAACCAGTTAGACCACTCTTGGCTTTGAAATATGATCTTTCGTCGATTCTTGATCAGACTATGTATGTTGGTTTTTCATCGTCAACAGGTTCAGTCCCAACGCATCATTATATCTTGGGATGGAGCTTCAAGACAAATGGGAAAGCGCAAGAACTCTCGCAACTTCCTAAGCTTCCTCGTCTTGGGACTAAAGGGACATCAAGATTTGTAACGATTGGTTTGCCTATAATCTCATTGGTTTCACTTGTTGCAGCTGTCTTAGCGGTGGTTTATTATGTAAGAAAGAAGAAGTATGAAGAAATTCATGAAGATTGGGAACGCGAGTATAGACTACAAAGGTTTAAGTATAAAGAATTGTACATTGCTACTAAGGGATTCAGAGAAAAAGAGCTATTGGGAGCTGGAGGATTTGGTAAAGTTTATAAAGGAGTGATGCCTACCACCAAACTTGAGATAGCTGTAAAGAAGATATCTCATGAATCGAGACAAGGGATGAAGGAATTTGTTTCGGAGATTGTAAGCATTGGTCGTATGCAACACAGGAATGTAGTACCACTTTTGGGTTATTGCAGGCGAAAaggggagttgattttgatttacGAATACATGTCAAATGGAAGTCTAGACAAGTATTTATACGATCAGCCAAGATACACCCTCGATTGGAACCAAAGATTCAGAGTCATTAGAGGTGTAGCTTCGGGACTATTTTTCCTACACGAAGAATGTGATCACGTAGTGGTTCATAGAGATGTTAAGGCCAGTAATGTCTTGTTAGATGGTGAACTAAATGGCAGGTTAGGAGATTTTGGACTCGCTAGGCTGTATGGTCATGGGACCGATCCTCAGTCCACACGGGTTGTTGGTACTCTTGGTTACCTTGCACCAGAGCATACTAGAACTGGCAGGGCAACACCTAGTAGTGATGTTTTTTCATTTGGGGCATTTCTGCTTGAAGTTGTCTGTGGTAGGAGGCCGATACAGCCAAGACAAGACGGTGATGATCTGATTTTGGTCGATTGGGTGTTCTCGTGTTGGAATAGGGGTAATATTCTTGATGCTGCTGATCCGAACATAGGCATTGATTTTGTTCCAGGGCAAGTGGAGTTGGTCTTAAAGTTAGGCTTGTTCTGTTCTCATTCAGAGCCCTCGTGTAGGCCAACCATGCGACAAATCTTGTTGTTTTTGGATGGTGTTGTGGCCTTACCAGAGTTATCAGAACTCGGTGTTTCATCAGCTAACCTAACATTTGAACATCGCGGAGGTTTTGATGATTTTGTCAAGTCGTATCCATCTTCTTTGGGCTATGCATATTCCGGTTCTCCATCTGTAACAGACTCCTTTCTCTCTGGTGGCCGGTGA